The Chitinophaga sp. H8 region CCTCCTTGATCATTTTCATGAAAGCAGGGTTGTTCTGCTTAATCTTATTATAGCGCACCAGATCATACCAGCGGTGACCTTCTCCTATTAATTCCCGCCTTCTTTCTTCAAAAATTTCAGTGACCAGGTCTTTACCATCTGCTGGATCAAATAATTCCACCTTTCTGAGCGACTTGATATTGTTGAGGTTGGCGATGGCCTCATCCGTATTGCCTAATGCAGCTTGTGCCTCCGCCTGCATCAGCTGTACGTCTTCCAGTCTGGTAAATACCATGCAACTGGAATACTGCCGGAATTCAGGTTCTGAGTTACCTCCCTGGATCACTTTTATCTTACAGAAGATGGGAATGCTGCTGTTAAAATTGGCAAACCAGCGGTCATTATAGTTAGGCTGGCCGGTAATGGTATCGAGATAAAAGCGACCATCATTATATTGATTGAATATTGACAGAATGGAGTCTCTGGGCACATAGATGTCTGGTAGTGCTTTACGTACGATCGGTTCTGCAAGCGTAAGCTCTTCAATATGGCCGGTAAAAGTAGCTTCCACGTGCTCATACAGGAAGTTCAAAGCAAATATCTGATTGGTTTTACGGCCCTGAAACATGCCATTGGGAGCAGAAATCCAGTAGGTATCCGGTTCATAATACATCCCGGATTTTGAATAATTATCCAGCACAAATTTTGAGTACACAGCAGAGTTGGCATAGTTGCCTTTCCAGGCGGCCACATGTGCCAGCACCGCATAGGCGGCCAGCTTTCTTACCAGCGCACTATTCCAGCGTCCTGCATCTTCATTGTAATAAGGCCCGTCCTGCTGAGGATCCCCACTGCTGTAATTATAGGGAAGGTCATTCGCGGCCTTCACCATTTCATCTTCTACAAAGTCCAGTATTTTGTGCTGATCTTCCCGGGGCTTGTTTTCAAAGCTGCCATCATGAGAGCTGGAAGTAAATGGAACATCACCCCATAACCGTACCATATAGAAATAGGCGAATGCTCTTAAAAAACGCATTTGTGCCATATCCACTTTGTAATTCTGTTCAGAATATTTAGGGTCTCTTTCTCTTACTACACCTGCATTTTCCATGAAAATAGTCGTAGCATTTACAACAGCATAGAACCTGCGCCAGTTACTTAACGTGTTGAATAATGGATAAGACGCATTCAGCTTATTGTCTATTAAAGCTCCCAGGTCCGGACGCATAACAGATTTAAAATCTCCCATTCTCAGGTCGCCATACATCCAGTGTGCGGTATTGTCACACAATGCTGCACGGGTAAGGCCATATGCTCCGATAAGCGCGGCACGGGTATCTTTATAGGATTGCCAGAAGTTTTGTTCACCTACTGTTTTAGTAGAATTGATATCCAGCATTTTCTGACAACCAGATAATACTGTCATCACAAAGAATCCAGCACATAATATTGCTTTCTTCATAATATTGAGTTTATACATAACAGTTAGTTCAGTATTAAAGATCCAGTTTCACCCCTACGGTATATGTTTTAGGAATAGGAAAACCATAGCCGGTATCATACCCGTTAAAATCTACCAGTTCAGGATCTCCGCCAGTATATGGTGTTATAGTGAAGAGATTGTTAGCAGTAACATATACATACAGGCGGGTGAAAGTCTTTTTGGTTTTACTTTTTTTCCAGCTGTCTGCTCCTGCAAAATCATAACCGATAGACAGGGTCCGGAGCTTCAGGAAGGAACCATTTTCGAGGAAAAGGTCCTGGTTGAGCTGATAAGGTACTACATCACTCCAGGGGTTATAAACAGGATATTTTGAATAGTCACCATTTTTGGCCCAGAAAGTAATTTCTTTCACACCATTCATATCCAGTGTGGCTTCCCTGTTTATAAAGTCAAACCGGTTGGCTATCTCCTGGTTGAGAATTTTACGGCCTAAGGCATAATAGAGGTTTACACTAAGGGTAAAATTCCGGTAGGTAAAATCGTTATTGAAACCTCCCGACATCAGGGGCAAAGTATGCCCTGTCATCACTTTGTCTTTATCATCTATCACAAAATCGCCATTTGTGTCTTTCCATTTTGGATCTCCTCCTTTCAATGCCAATCCTTTATAACTCAATGGCATACCGTTATTGGGGTTTTTAGGTATTTCTGCATCTGTATTATAGATGCCTTCATTTTGCAACAGCCAGTATTGGTCTATGGATTTACCTACCTGCAGATGACGGTTGCCGATGGTTAATTCACTTCTACCTTCCGGTAAGGCTACCAACTGGTTTTTATTGTAGTTAAAATTCAGGGCGGGGATCCATTGCAATGCACTTTTTTCATTCAGTATACTTGCACTGATAGTGGCATCTACTCCGGTGTTCCGTACGGTCATACCATTGAGATATTGTTGGCTATAACCATATTCGGCATAAGCAGGAACCGCCAGCAGCATATTTTTATCCGTTTTACTGTATACATCCAGTCCAATCTGAACACGGTTCTTCAGCAGGGCCATCTCAACACCGGCATTTAACTGGTCGGCATAAGCCCAGGTAAGCCCATATCCGATATAACCCAGGTTATAGGGCCTGCTTAATCCCGGCATGGCATTGTAGGAAGAGATAGCTGGTTCCGTACTCCATCCCATGTCTACGGTATATTGCGGACCCTGGGCAAAGCGGTCGTAAGCGTTGAGTCTGGGTAAGCGTCCCCAGCTGGCACGGAGCCTGAGCGCGCTAAAGGTGTTGTTATCTTCCAGGAGGCTGTTTTTGATATTCCAGCCTGCAGAGAAGGTAGGGGATACGAACCACCAGTTGTCGGGTTGGGAATTGGAGGAGCCATCTGCACGTAGCAATACAGAGAAGTCCAGTTTATGCTGGTAACTATAATCTGCTTTTCCATGGAACGAAAGCAGGCGATGTCTTTCTTTATCCAGGAATTTATATATCATAAACCGGCTAAACCCTTTGGGCTCCAGATAATCTGTTTTGGTAGGATCTGATTTAAGTACATTGAGCTTAATCAGGTCATTAGGGCCTCTGTAAGCATAGCCGTAATTATATTTATTAGCATCAGATTGGAAAGATTGCCCGCCTTCCAGATGGAGGAAGTGTTGATTATCCCAGTTTTGCCGGAAGTGAAGGGTATTGTCAAAAATGACCCGTTGGCTGAACCCAAAATAATTGGAAACGTAGTTGTTACCCACCAATATAGTAGAAGGATAAAAAACATCGCGCAGGTCCTCATTATAATCAAAGGCCAGCCGGCTGGAGAAATCAAACTTCCGGATATTCATTTTTATCTGGAAGTAGCCGTTGATAACATTGGATTTATTTTTATCGTACGACTTTTGTAATTGGGTAAGATAGCCGTTATAAAAATCTTTGTTGGGAGGTAATGGATTGGTCAGATCGGGGAGGTATTGCACTTCCGCAAACCGGTCGCGTAAGTTGTTGTTACGATTACGTTCCAGCCGGGTGGCATTTATCATGGTGGATACCTGCAACCAGCGTAATGGCATCATGTTGATGAGGAAAATGGCATTATAGCGGTCCAGGTTTACGCCATCTACCACACTGCTGTTGCGCATTTTTCCTATTCCCATCCGGAAGTTGGCACGTTTGGAACCACCTGCCAGGCTGGCATCTACGGCATGAACGGTACTGTTTTTATAATACACATCCGTCCAGTTAGATGGGCCATAGTAGGCCGGATTAGTAGAATCCCGGAGGAAAGAAGGATATTTTTCCTCATTGGCAGGAGTAGCATATTTATCATAAAACGGCCTACGGAATTTATTCTCAAAATCTGCATTTATGGTAGCAGTAGCTGGCCGTTGTACAACCCCAAAATAGGTATTGAAACTGATCACATGTTTACCGGTTTCAGGTGTTTTTGTTCGAATGTCTATGACACCATTGATAGCCCTTGGTCCGTATATGGCCGTTTCCGAAGCGTCTTTCAATACCCGGATAGATGCTACATTATTGAGGTTGATGGCATTTAGCAGATTGGTGGCTGTGCCGATACGATTAAAATCATATTTGCGGATGTCATAGGCAAATGGATGTACCATAATTAATGGAATGCCATCAACCAGTATTAAAGGCTGGGTTTCAAATATGTCTTTATGATTGACATAAGGAACCGCACTGCCTCTGATATACATATTCATTTCTGAGCCAGGCTCTCCGCTGGGTTGTTGTACATAGAGGCCGGCAACATTCCCTTTTAATGCTTCCTGCAGGGAAGGGTTCGGATACATACTTAAGCGGTCTGCATTTACATCACTGCGATACATGGTGTCTGTACCAACAACAAGTGGGAGGGAATCGGCAGTACCGGCAGTGGAAGCCTTTTGGGTATCATCCGGAGCGGTAGTGTCAGGCCGTGGTGTCTGTTGCAGGAATGGATATGCAGTATCACGTGCATATACCAACGAATAAAAGTGAATGAACAGGCACGTTATGGCCACACGTACTAATGAACGCATAAACGTAAATTTTTAAGAACTGACTAAATCTGGATTTAGAATAATGCAGGCAATAAATTGCCATTACACAGCAAGGCTGCTGTGCCGGAAAAGGCATAACATTCCCTGCTGTATTTACGTACAGAAAAAAAGCAAAAGAGACAAACGGGGATGTGACCATTTGTGCATAAATGGTAGTCATGTTCCTTGTTCAGGAGCATAAACGGTGATCCCTGTTTGCTGTTAGAATAAACTGAAGTGGATAAGTATTCCTTACATCATTTGTTCCGATTTTGGTGAAAAATAATAGGGCAATAACGTCTTCTTCCATTTTGTAGAATGGCCATGCTAAAGTCAATCCGGGCGTAAAGTGCTGACGGACGTGAGCTGTAAGTTTGAAATGGTACTGACAGGTTTTTTATTGACGCCTGTCAATTTTTGTGTTACGTGGATTTTAAATCAATTAAGAAATTACTATGTGATTTTAGATATTGGTTATAATACAATTGGTTTGGGTTTAAATACTATCACTGTTCTTTTTAAATTTGGTTGAAAAAACAATCAACAGGGTTTTTCAGGTTGCACTATACTAACGTGGAATACTACTATGTATGTTGATTGTATTTATTGTCATCATGACAAAACCACTATTGCACAAGTGATTCTTACAAATCTAATAAGTCAAATCTAATATTGCAAGTATTTTAAGAAATAATTGAAAATATTTTTCTGATACTATATTCATAAAAGAACAATGACATTTCAGTTATAGTTGAAAGGTGATTTTATAGATTTACTGTCAGAAAAAAATCACACTGTTTTGATAAGATATGATGCAACTATTTGTATGGTGATTCAAATTTGTTTGGTTCCTGAAAGCATTTTTCTTTGTACGTTATGCCGTGAATTAATGAAGCGATAAACCTATTCTATTGCATCTCCGTTTTTTATCACTTGTCTTTATGAAGGAGATATTTTTTTGAAAAATGAAAAATAATATTACCTTTGTACCCCAATTTGAATTGCCCGATAGTATAATGGTAGTACCACAGATTCTGGTTCTGTTTGTCTTGGTTCGAATCCAGGTCGGGTAACAAAGGTCAAAAGTAGCATACTAGCCACTTTTGACCTTTTTTTTTCTTCTATAGGTGTGTAGTTTTTTCTCAAACGTTAGCAAAAACGTTAGCACTTTTATTGCGATTCAGGTATTTACAGGTTGTTGATTTGCGCTAGCAGTGCCTTTGTGGCCGTTTCATTAGTATGCCTGTTGCGCTCGTTAATAAGCGCCACAACGGCGTCTTCCAGCTGTTCGTGCTTATTGGCTGCATAGGGTTCTCCTGCGCCCAGGTTAAGGGGCCAGCGCCTGGCTTCGGCTACTTTTTCCAGGGCTACTTTGTAGCGTTGCTGCTGCAGCGCTTCCATAGCCAGCATCAGTTTCACTTTCCTGTAAAGCTGTCGTCCGTCCGTTGCCCCTTCATAAGGGAGGATATGTATATCCCTGAGTGCTTTTTCCGCAGCAGTATATTGGTTATTGAGTATGAGACACCGGATATAGAGCATACCGGTAATATAGTGCTGTGGTGCGCTTTGTTGATAAGGTGTAATGGTTTTCAGCGCCGCCTGGTATGACTTTTCTGCTACCAGGTGTTCTGTCAGCATCTTACCATAGCGCCATTCTTTCGGATTAAGTGTAGCTGCGCGGGTAAGGTTTGCCAGCTGCTGATCTTTTTCTGTAGCATTGTATAAACGTGCCTTTAAACTATACAGTGGTGCAAAAGTGACTGTTGCCGGGATATCCTCCAGCAATGCCCGCCCCTTTGCACTATCATTACGGAACAGATATATCAGCGCCAGGTAATAACGGGGTTGCCACTGCTGTGTTGTTTCCATGGCCCACTGCATTACTGGTGCGCTTTCTTCCCGGAAGGGGAACACCATGTCCGGACTGGCATTGCCGGCAGCATTGATATAAGCGGCGCTGTCGGCATCCTGGCGATGCAGGTAGGCTTTCCAATAAGCAATTTCTGCATTAGCCGGCGCGAGATCCAGTATTTCCTGCGCGGCTGTTATCTGGCCTATTGTATGATACCAGGCAGCCATTTCAAGATAGGTTTCCTGCGGCAGCTCATTTCTGATCATCGACTGGAATGCCTTTTTATCTGCTTCATTTTTTTGTTGCAGGTATTGTTCAAACTGTGCAAAATGGTTCAAAGGGTCCATTTTCAGGATTTTTTCCCGCGCCCTGGCAGCTTCCGGTACTTTGCCGGATAAGCGGCAGGCAATGGCTTGTTGTAACCAGCCGTTGATATTGCCCTGGTTATCCAGGCAGCTTTTAACAGCATAAGCATATCCTTTTGCAAAATCCTGCTGTTTTAAATATAATCTGGACAGCTCTGTATAAGCGGCACTCCGGAAAGCAGGGGTAAGTGTGGCCACTTCTAGTCCGTCCAGTGCATCATAGTAGCGACCCAGTTTTGCAGCTGCCAGCCCATAATAATAATTGGCGCCGGGATCATAAGTGTCTATACCTAGTGCATACCTTGCAAAGTAAAAGGAAGAATCATACTGCATCTTCCGGTACTGGATAAACGCCATTTCCACCAGTGCAGGCACAAAGGCCGGGTCAACAGCTAATGCTGCCCGGATTTTCTTTTCTCCGGCGCCATAGTCCCGGAAGCGTAAAAGATCACGCCCCATCATATACAAACCATAAGCCCCATCCTGATGGAAAGTAGCCGGCCCTGTAAGTGGTCGGGCAAGATCTTTTATAGTTGTAGCTGTGTCCAGTAAGGTAATGGCATCTCCTAATACGATCTTTGCAGCCTGTTCCCCTGTTTTAAGCGGGATGGTATAACGGGCTGCTGTGAGTGGTTGCAGCTGCACCTGTTTGCTGTAAAGGACTTGTCCGGCGGCATCATACACTTTCAGGCTATCAGTCATGGTTTCCAGCGGAGAAAGTGCTACTGCCAGGGAATTGGCTGTTTGCCGGGCATAAATAACCGCATGCAAACTGGCATCTGTAAAGCCGCCGGTTTCCCGGAATGGAAACCAGTATTCTTCCCAGATATCCGATGCGTAGGGCTGAAAACCCACCTGCCGGAAAGGGGTAAGACTGCTGTTCTCTGCGTTCTGGTTAAAGAGGCGGCCGCTTTGTATTTCGCAATACTGGCCGCTACTATCTGTCAGCAGTTGCTCCCATATTTTGCCCTGGTTGGATAGCGCCCAGAGAAAAACTTTTTTTCCCAGTTTGTCTTCCCGGTTGGCATAACGGATCATACCAAAGTCTTCCTGCTGCCAGTAGGCCCCCAGGTAATTACTATGTTTGCCCAGCACGTGAAAGGATTTATCCGCCCCAAAATCATTCTGCGCGTAGTACGACAGGTTTTTATTATGTTCAATGTCAGTGGGCCAGGGACTGGGTTTTCCGTCATGTCCGATATAATTGGTGCCGGGATAGAGGAATCGCAGATCAGCTCCGGTTTTAATGCCCAGGTTCATCCAGGAATAGTAAGGCTGCACCACCGGGGTACTGTTATGCCAGAAAGAGCGGGTAATAAAATATGCTTTGTCTGCTGGCAAATTGATCTCCAGCGTCCACTTGGTTCTTGTTAGCAGGTCCAGGGTGCTGATAAAACAACTCACACTGTTATCTGCATTTTTACGCAGCAGGTAATCTACCGGGGTAGCACAGTTGGGCGTGTGTCCAATGATGCCGTAGTTGGCTTCTATACCTCCGCTGGTCCAGGGGCCACGCATCGCAATATCCCGGAATTTTACCACTCCATTGTCATAAAGGAAGGGTTTCCCTGTTTTTTTATCAATAGCTGTCCAGATCTTTCCACCTATTTGCGGGAGGATCATTACTTTAATAAAATCGTTTTCCAGTTCTACCACTTTCCATTGCTGGCTGACCGGTTTGTCAGTAAAACCATCGTATCTGAAATACGGGTAAATACGCTGTGCCGGCACAGGATCAGGGTCTGAGAAAGGATATGTTTTGTATGTTTTATCGTACTCACGTATGGAAGCCGTTTTTTGAGCCTGTGTCAGTAACGGCGTTAATATTAGTAACAACAATCTGTATAATGTATGCTTCATTCGTCTGATATTGCATTAGAAAATGTAAGTACTCAATCCACATCCCACCATAGGCGGGTAGATGCTTTGTCGGGGCCATTCAGTAACGGGATGGCCTTTTGTACTGCTGCTGCATTGGTTTGTTTTTCCAGGTCTATGAATGGAATACGTTTAATAGGAGTGCCCACCGGCAGATCGCTATTGTCAGAACTTACGAGGGGATAAAGCACCGGATACCCACTGCGTCTTACTTCTGCCCAGGCTTCCATACCATCCGGATAAAGTGCCAGCCATTTTTGGGTACCTATCTGCATGCGCTGGGTGGCTGTATTGCTGCCCCATTTTACTACTGTCTGATTTACAGGAGGGGATTGCAGGTAATCGTCCAGCGCTACCGGTTTCCCTTCAGATTGTATATAGGCACTGATCACCGCAGGGTCTTCTATTTTCCATTGCAGCATGCTCATTTCAATACCTTTTTCATACAGGTCTTTAGGAGTTCCATTCATATTCCATCCATTCAGCGCACCTTCTGCCCGCAGGAAATAAGCTTCCGCTGCATGCATAATGTCCTGAGAAACGGTTTGATTGGATACCCACTGCCCATCTACAATAGCTACCCAACGGGTACCTATGTTGGAAAGATTTTTCTGTTTGTTCTTTTCATTGGTAGTGATGGCTGTGGTGGGCACACCGTTGCGTATACCTGAAAATTTTCCGGTATTGGCGGCTGGCTGAAAAAAGACAGCTAAACGGGGATCCTTATAACCTTTCAGCATAGACTCCATGGCGGCGCTCATGCTAAATTCATTCCATTCGCTGATCCCTGCCAACCCATTGATATCCGTTCCCTTTACAGATTTTATCATATAAGCATCATGTGCCAGTTCTGTCATAACTCCATCTGCCACTGCCGCTTCAGCTTCCTGCCTGGCTTTGGTAGCGTTTACTTTTGATATACGCAATGCCAGCCGTAACCGCAGGGTATTGGCAAACCGCAGCCATTTTTCCCGGCTGCCACCGTAGATGAGATCATAACTCCCAAAGATATTCTGTTTATCTGTAGTTTTCAGTGTATTTACTGCCGCAGCCAGGCGTTTAAAGAAGTCTTCGTATATTTTATCCTGTGCATCATAATCGATTGTTTTCTGTGTTGCTCCTGCATGAAAATAAGGCACGGGGCCATAGTAGTCTGTGAGGCGGTGAAAGGTATACACCCAGATAATATTGGCCAGCGCATATTCCGGTGATTCCGGTTTTGAAAACTCAAAAATAGATTGCAATTGTGGCACCACCTGTGTATAGGGCATGGACCAATGTGTAGCCAACCAGTCGTATCGCATCACATAACGGTCTGACGGGAAATAAGTAACCGTGGTGGCAAAGTATTGAGCATACAGGTCGGCAAAAAGATTCTGTGCAACCTGGTAAGCATAAGAGGTATAAGACGCTGCTGACTCTGCTTTGGAAAAAAGAAAAGGGAGTTCCCGCTCACCAACACTTGTTAGCTTGGCAGGGTCCACATTCACCTCTTTAAAGTCCTTAGTGCAGGAAGTCCATAACAGACAGGTGATTGTCAGTACAGTGCACCATCTGGTGAAAATATATTTGTTCATAATTATTTCGTTTTTACGTGCCATCATTTAGAAGGATAATTTTACGTTCACACCAAAGCTTTTCAGGGCAGGAGGGTTACCTGATTCAATTCCCTGGAAATTACCTGCGCCGAGTGTCATATCAGGATCAAACGGAATTTTTCGCTTGCCTATACCGGGGATATCCATGCGGGATCTGCCACGGTAAAGGAAGAAGAGATTCCTGCCAGTGAGAGAGATCTTTGCATGTTTAATAAATTTGCTATGCATTGGAATTTCGTATCCAAGGGCCACTTCGCGCAACCGGAAGTTAGTAGCATCGTATGCAAAGAACTGCCCCCAGGCATAGCGCCCACCGGATACCGTGGTCCAGAAATCTTCCGCTTTTATGTCTGTGGTATTATTGCGGCCATCACTATATACACCTGGCAATACCCATCCTCCTTCGCGGTAAGGCAGTGTATAATCCCCCAGGCCATAAAAAGCAAGGTTGGCATCTGTGCCGGAAATAACGGTACCTCCTACACGCCCGTCCAGTAAGAAGGACAAACTTAGAGGACCATAGGTAAAAGTGTTGGACCATCCCAGGCTGAAATCAGGATTGAAATTGCCCAGGTATTGCAGTTCATTCATTTCAGGCAGCCCTTTGGCATTTACCAGGTGTACCCCGGTTTTGGGATCGGTGGCCCATCCGGACCCGTACATATCCCCATAAGAGCCACCTTCCTTTACTACCACATCTGCCAGACGCTTGCTACCGGTGAGGCTGGCCTCTTTTACGTCCGGACTAAGTTCCAGCACCTTATTTATATTCCGGGAAAAATTAACTGTAGTATTCCAGTTGAATTTTTTTGCACGTACAGGGTCTGCTGTCAATGTGATTTCTATCCCTCTGTTTTCAATATTGCCGGCATTGATATATTGATTGCTGAAACCACTGGCAGGTGGTAATGCCAGGAATAAAAGCTGGTTAATGGTGTTGGTTTTATAGAAAGTTCCGTCAATACCTATCCGTCCATCCAGAAAACGCCAGTCTATCCCAAATTCCCAGGAGCTGGTAAGTTCCGGTTTCAGATCGCTGATAGCCTTGGTGGCATCCCGGCTGATAAAACCATTGGCAGCACCTGGTGCATAGGAGTAGGGCTGTATCAGCAGATAAGGAATAGCGTCATTACCCACACGGGTATACGATGCTCTCACTTTGGCAAAGGAGATCCAGGAGGGCAATTGGGTCATATCAGATATTAATGCAGATAAGCCTACTGACGGATAAAAATAAGCATAGGGGGAAGGCAGGGTGGAAGACCAGTCGTTACGGGCACTGACATCCAGGAACAGGTATTTCCGGAAATCGAATTGCACACTACCATAAACAGATTGCAGCTCCCGTTTGGTAAACTGAGTAGTAGCATCCAGGGCAGTGGCATAAATAAGATTGAACTTATTGGGTACCTGCAAGCCATTGGCAGAAGTGGTACTGGTTTCATATTGCCGTCTCAGGATATTGCCGCCTATATTATAGGTTATGCCTACATCCTGAGTCAGTTTGTTATTACCTGAAACCAGTACATCAATATTTCTTTCAGATACATATCCGTTGGTTTCAAAGTAACGTCCTCCTTTGGGGGTTACTGGCAGAATCCCGATAGTGCCGCCATAATAGGAACCTTTGATTTTATCATTGTACCGGTCAAGACTATATCGTGCCTGTACGTTAAGCCATGGAGTAAACTCATATTTCACGGAGCCGAGCAAGGTAACACGATCTCTGCGCTCATTATAGGAAGTACGGTTTATATTCCAGTATGGGTTGGTGTATACAGAAGAGGTAGTCCAGTATTTAGACACCGGCTGCCCACCTTCATTAATTGTTTCATAATCCTTCAGTTCCGCACTACTCATATCGCGGGGCATAATGTAGGTCATCAGGGAAGTGCCGCCAATTTCCCCGGTAACGGGTTTGTTTTTTATTTCCTGGTTTACATAGGAAATTTTAGCATCGGTAGACAGTTTACTGGTTAGCTGGGTATTGATGCGCAGGCTAAGCGTATTCCGGTAAAGTTTATTTCCTGGAATAATCCCTTCAGCATAGTTGTTAGCGTAGGAAGTATAAGCTTGTATCTTTTCAGAACCAGTAGCCGCACTTACTGCATTGTTTACAGAAATGGCGGTGTGAAAAAAGTCCTTCACATTATCTGGATAGGTTTGTGTTTTACCTCCCCAGCTGGCAGCAGTACCATCTACTGTTTTTCCGCCATTGCCCCGGCCATAAACGTTCTGGAATGGCAGCATCAGCCAGGCCTTATCGGCAGAAATGCCGCCATTATAATTTACGGAGAGTTTACCTGCAGTACCTTTTTTTGTAGTAATAATGATAGCTCCATTGGCCGCCCGGCTACCGTAAAGCGCAGTGGCAGCAGCTCCTTTCAGCACATTTACTGATTCCACATCATCCGGATTAATATTGGCTGCACCATCACTGCCGTTGTAACCACCCCGGTCGCTGTCTATCTGTCCCTGTGGTGTGGAGTTGTCTACCGGCACACCATCTACCACAATGAGGGCGTTGTTATTACCACTGATAGAGCGGTTACCCCTTAATACCACCCGCACTGCACTGCCAGGACCTGCAGCGGCCTGGTTT contains the following coding sequences:
- a CDS encoding SusC/RagA family TonB-linked outer membrane protein, whose amino-acid sequence is MMQLSLRCRQWHPRKPYCWLILLICVLLPIRIYPLPAPAQSNLEMRISIRFEKQPLHEAIKKLERESRVRFAFNSNDLRGFQVAAASFTDKPLGHIIAELMKDTNLTASDINNSVVIHKKEAGLPPADAPPKAADRITITGKITDERKMAIPGVSVSVKGTKRGTLADAEGHFKIDAEKGEILLFSFIGYEQQEVIVGDRSSLEVILKQSTKSLGEVVVTALGIVKNSKTLTYAAQKINGAQLNEVRDASFMSALSGKIAGAVVNQAAAGPGSAVRVVLRGNRSISGNNNALIVVDGVPVDNSTPQGQIDSDRGGYNGSDGAANINPDDVESVNVLKGAAATALYGSRAANGAIIITTKKGTAGKLSVNYNGGISADKAWLMLPFQNVYGRGNGGKTVDGTAASWGGKTQTYPDNVKDFFHTAISVNNAVSAATGSEKIQAYTSYANNYAEGIIPGNKLYRNTLSLRINTQLTSKLSTDAKISYVNQEIKNKPVTGEIGGTSLMTYIMPRDMSSAELKDYETINEGGQPVSKYWTTSSVYTNPYWNINRTSYNERRDRVTLLGSVKYEFTPWLNVQARYSLDRYNDKIKGSYYGGTIGILPVTPKGGRYFETNGYVSERNIDVLVSGNNKLTQDVGITYNIGGNILRRQYETSTTSANGLQVPNKFNLIYATALDATTQFTKRELQSVYGSVQFDFRKYLFLDVSARNDWSSTLPSPYAYFYPSVGLSALISDMTQLPSWISFAKVRASYTRVGNDAIPYLLIQPYSYAPGAANGFISRDATKAISDLKPELTSSWEFGIDWRFLDGRIGIDGTFYKTNTINQLLFLALPPASGFSNQYINAGNIENRGIEITLTADPVRAKKFNWNTTVNFSRNINKVLELSPDVKEASLTGSKRLADVVVKEGGSYGDMYGSGWATDPKTGVHLVNAKGLPEMNELQYLGNFNPDFSLGWSNTFTYGPLSLSFLLDGRVGGTVISGTDANLAFYGLGDYTLPYREGGWVLPGVYSDGRNNTTDIKAEDFWTTVSGGRYAWGQFFAYDATNFRLREVALGYEIPMHSKFIKHAKISLTGRNLFFLYRGRSRMDIPGIGKRKIPFDPDMTLGAGNFQGIESGNPPALKSFGVNVKLSF